One Shewanella sp. MR-4 DNA window includes the following coding sequences:
- a CDS encoding porin, translating to MKKTFISASVASVLALASFGALAEGPSFYGRLELALTNTETGATLQSGTNGLEANYADENNAGTYLENNFSLLGVKGSEKIADGYDVVYQMEFQVENTSGTGDVFKARNTYLGLKTNAGTVLVGRNDTVFKQAEGAVDVFGNTNADIDRLISGQTRSADGIWYYSPKIAGLVTLNATYLIDDNEKVTSAEGKDSSNDYALSATLGDSKFKEQNYYLAVAYNKGISGIDAYRGVAQVKLGQFKLGGLFQNSESVADSSIDGNTYFVNVVYDLNGVNLKAEYGYDEAGFGKYYSTLGQAGADDISVNNFNVGADYRFSKSTMVYGQYSMYKGDYKDTTGAKIDLQDDNVFSVGVRYDF from the coding sequence ATGAAAAAGACATTCATCTCTGCATCAGTTGCATCAGTACTGGCACTGGCTTCATTCGGTGCGCTAGCCGAAGGCCCAAGCTTCTACGGTCGTTTAGAACTTGCATTAACCAATACTGAGACAGGTGCAACTCTACAATCTGGTACTAACGGCTTAGAGGCAAATTATGCCGATGAGAACAACGCTGGTACCTATTTAGAAAACAACTTCTCTCTATTAGGTGTTAAAGGTTCTGAAAAGATTGCAGATGGCTATGACGTTGTTTATCAAATGGAATTCCAAGTTGAAAACACTTCTGGTACTGGTGATGTGTTCAAAGCTCGTAACACTTACTTAGGTTTAAAAACTAATGCAGGTACTGTATTAGTGGGTCGTAATGACACAGTATTTAAACAAGCTGAAGGCGCGGTTGACGTATTTGGCAACACCAACGCGGATATCGACCGTTTAATTTCAGGACAAACACGTAGCGCAGATGGTATTTGGTACTACTCACCAAAAATTGCTGGCTTAGTTACTTTAAACGCAACTTATTTAATTGATGACAATGAAAAAGTAACTTCTGCCGAAGGTAAAGATAGCTCAAACGATTATGCATTAAGTGCGACCTTAGGTGATAGCAAGTTTAAAGAGCAAAACTACTATTTAGCAGTAGCCTATAATAAAGGTATCTCAGGAATTGATGCATACCGTGGTGTTGCTCAAGTAAAATTAGGTCAGTTCAAACTCGGTGGTTTATTCCAAAACTCTGAAAGCGTAGCTGACAGCTCTATTGACGGTAACACTTACTTCGTTAACGTAGTTTATGACCTGAACGGTGTGAACCTGAAAGCTGAATACGGTTACGATGAAGCTGGTTTCGGTAAATATTACAGCACGTTAGGTCAAGCAGGTGCTGACGATATTAGTGTAAACAACTTCAACGTTGGTGCTGACTACCGTTTCTCTAAATCAACTATGGTGTATGGCCAGTACTCAATGTACAAAGGCGACTACAAAGACACTACTGGTGCTAAAATCGACTTACAAGACGACAACGTATTCTCTGTAGGTGTACGTTACGACTTCTAA